One Papaver somniferum cultivar HN1 chromosome 10, ASM357369v1, whole genome shotgun sequence genomic window carries:
- the LOC113315938 gene encoding nucleolin-like, translating to MEARNEEGSLLSSIRPPKLEDAGLEDCALSHDSIKEAFFKAANSLKSWAPTDLDSEDEDHKEELGLPDSLIGIKPASDPPSSSCSNEKGNGLPEVIGDEVCVGGDGNEISEKESDRILGLNIPQGKKEDVCIDGLQGLKIDDDEDEDDEEESESENPILVEALI from the coding sequence ATGGAAGCTAGAAACGAAGAAGGAAGTCTATTGAGCTCAATTAGACCACCAAAATTAGAAGATGCAGGCCTGGAAGATTGTGCATTATCTCATGATTCCATAAAAGAAGCATTTTTCAAAGCTGCAAATTCTCTTAAATCTTGGGCTCCAACTGATCTTGATTCAGAAGATGAGGATCACAAAGAAGAATTAGGATTACCTGATTCTCTGATTGGTATCAAACCAGCTTCTGATCCTCCATCATCATCTTGTTCTAATGAAAAAGGGAATGGTTTGCCTGAAGTGATTGGCGATGAAGTTTGTGTTGGTGGCGATGGTAATGAAATCAGTGAGAAAGAATCTGATCGAATTTTAGGTTTGAATATTCCTCAAGGTAAAAAAGAAGATGTTTGTATTGATGGATTGCAAGGGCTAaaaattgatgatgatgaagatgaagatgatgaagaagaaagtgaatcTGAGAATCCCATTTTAGTTGAAGCTTTAATTTGA